A window of Deltaproteobacteria bacterium genomic DNA:
AAAACCAATGGAGGCGATTTATGAACTCGTCCATCCAAGGGATCATGAATTGGAGATAGGCCAAGGGCAGGGCCAATGGCTTGAGATACTCCCAGCCCCACACAAAGAGGATCATCCCTGGCAACAAGATCAGGAGGGACAGGGAGGCGTCGGAATCTGATCCGACCCCGCTTTCCCGGGGCGATAACGCGACGACGGGCAATTTCAATCGAGGTATCCTCCTTCTTTTCCCATCAACGCTAAGGGGGGACGGATGCCGGCGGAGAGATTGCCCATGCGCAAGACCAAGGAAGTTCTTCGACTGAAGTTCGCCTGCGGGCTCAGCGATCGCCAGATCGCAAGGAGCTGTGCGATCGCCCGGAGCACCGTAGGAGAGTATCTGAGGCGTTTCGCCCAGGCGAGCCTGTCTTGGCCCCTCTCCGAGGAGATCGACGATGGCCAACTGGACCGGCTCCTGTTCCCGCCGCTGTCGTCTTTGCCCCCGCCTCTTTCCCGCCCGCTGCCGTCCTGGCCCCAGCTGAACGGTGAGCTTCGGAAGAAGGGCGTGACCCTGATGCTTCTTTGGGAGGAGTACCGCGACCTGCATCCCGAAGGGTACGGCTACAATCGGTTCTGCGACCACTACCGGCTCTGGCTGGGCAAGCGGGACCTGGTACTTCGCCAGGAGTAC
This region includes:
- a CDS encoding transposase — encoded protein: MRKTKEVLRLKFACGLSDRQIARSCAIARSTVGEYLRRFAQASLSWPLSEEIDDGQLDRLLFPPLSSLPPPLSRPLPSWPQLNGELRKKGVTLMLLWEEYRDLHPEGYGYNRFCDHYRLWLGKRDLVLRQEYKAGQKMFVDYAGKTMEVVDPATGEVKEAQIFVSVLGGSNYTFAEATWTQTLPDWIGSHVRAFEYFQGSCDELIPDYVERHIIGVMCPSPLCARTYGSPRALWVVGAEAGT
- a CDS encoding archaeosortase/exosortase family protein, producing the protein MKLPVVALSPRESGVGSDSDASLSLLILLPGMILFVWGWEYLKPLALPLAYLQFMIPWMDEFINRLHWF